In a single window of the Jaculus jaculus isolate mJacJac1 chromosome 9, mJacJac1.mat.Y.cur, whole genome shotgun sequence genome:
- the LOC101594401 gene encoding CDK2-associated and cullin domain-containing protein 1-like isoform X2 — MEESMEEEEVLAYEAMMDNQNHNNWEAVMDGFRQPLPPPSIADLGHEPPGAQLLAVPAVSMDRKGPKEGLPMGPRPPPEATGVIMMVKGCDAVAKAAPAPRSTININNSTSKFLMSVITIDDYKSTYWPKLDGATDQLLTQSPGDYIPISYEQIYSCVYKCVCQQHSEQMYSDLIKKITNHLERVSKELQASPADLYIERFNIALGQYMGALQRIVPLFIYMNTFYIETKLNRDLKDDLIKLFTEHVVDKHIYSLMQWATSPGRELGMSWLITAHPHVQVPGGTDSDC, encoded by the exons ATGGAGGAGAgcatggaagaggaggaggtgctCGCCTACGAGGCCATGATGGACAACCAGAACCACAACAACTGGGAGGCCGTCATGGACGGCTTCCGGCAGCCGCTGCCCCCTCCGTCGATTGCAGACCTTGGCCACGAGCCTCCGGGGGCTCAGCTGCTGGCCGTGCCCGCGGTGTCCATGGACAGGAAAGGCCCCAAGGAGGGGCTCCCGATGGGCCCACGGCCTCCGCCCGAGGCCACCGGGGTGATCATGATGGTGAAGGGCTGCGACGCCGTGGCCAAGGCGGCCCCCGCCCCCCGCTCCACCATCAACATCAACAACTCCACCTCCAAGTTCCTAATGAGTGTTATAACTATTGACGATTATAAGAGCACATATTGGCCAAAATTGGACGGTGCTACTGATCAACTTTTAACCCAGAGTCCTGGTGACTATATCCCCATATCCTATGAACAGATTTACAGTTGcgtgtacaagtgtgtgtgccAGCAGCACTCGGAGCAGATGTACAGTGATCTGATCAAAAAGATAACTAATCACTTAGAAAGAGTGTCAAAGGAGCTACAGGCCAGCCCTGCAGATCTGTATATTGAAAGATTTAATATAGCTCTGGGGCAGTATATGGGAGCATTGCAGAGGATCGTGCCTCTtttcatatatatgaatacattttacattgaaaccaagCTTAACAGAGACTTAAAAGATGACCTTATAAAGCTGTTTACGGAACACGTTGTAGATAAGCACATTTATAGTCTGATGCAATGG GCGACCAGTCCCGGAAGAGAGCTGGGGATGAGTTGGCTTATAACAGCTCATCCGCATGTGCAAGTTCCAGGGGGTACAGATAGTGACTGCTGA
- the LOC101594401 gene encoding CDK2-associated and cullin domain-containing protein 1-like isoform X1: MEESMEEEEVLAYEAMMDNQNHNNWEAVMDGFRQPLPPPSIADLGHEPPGAQLLAVPAVSMDRKGPKEGLPMGPRPPPEATGVIMMVKGCDAVAKAAPAPRSTININNSTSKFLMSVITIDDYKSTYWPKLDGATDQLLTQSPGDYIPISYEQIYSCVYKCVCQQHSEQMYSDLIKKITNHLERVSKELQASPADLYIERFNIALGQYMGALQRIVPLFIYMNTFYIETKLNRDLKDDLIKLFTEHVVDKHIYSLMQWVQMAPTLFSKFIPNILPPAMESELSEYAAQDQKLQRELIKNGFTRGDQSRKRAGDELAYNSSSACASSRGYR; the protein is encoded by the coding sequence ATGGAGGAGAgcatggaagaggaggaggtgctCGCCTACGAGGCCATGATGGACAACCAGAACCACAACAACTGGGAGGCCGTCATGGACGGCTTCCGGCAGCCGCTGCCCCCTCCGTCGATTGCAGACCTTGGCCACGAGCCTCCGGGGGCTCAGCTGCTGGCCGTGCCCGCGGTGTCCATGGACAGGAAAGGCCCCAAGGAGGGGCTCCCGATGGGCCCACGGCCTCCGCCCGAGGCCACCGGGGTGATCATGATGGTGAAGGGCTGCGACGCCGTGGCCAAGGCGGCCCCCGCCCCCCGCTCCACCATCAACATCAACAACTCCACCTCCAAGTTCCTAATGAGTGTTATAACTATTGACGATTATAAGAGCACATATTGGCCAAAATTGGACGGTGCTACTGATCAACTTTTAACCCAGAGTCCTGGTGACTATATCCCCATATCCTATGAACAGATTTACAGTTGcgtgtacaagtgtgtgtgccAGCAGCACTCGGAGCAGATGTACAGTGATCTGATCAAAAAGATAACTAATCACTTAGAAAGAGTGTCAAAGGAGCTACAGGCCAGCCCTGCAGATCTGTATATTGAAAGATTTAATATAGCTCTGGGGCAGTATATGGGAGCATTGCAGAGGATCGTGCCTCTtttcatatatatgaatacattttacattgaaaccaagCTTAACAGAGACTTAAAAGATGACCTTATAAAGCTGTTTACGGAACACGTTGTAGATAAGCACATTTATAGTCTGATGCAATGGGTTCAGATGGCTCCAACcttgttttctaaatttattcCAAACATCCTTCCTCCAGCGATGGAATCAGAACTTTCTGAGTATGCTGCTCAAGACCAGAAGCTTCAAAGAGAGCTCATAAAGAATGGATTCACCAGAGGCGACCAGTCCCGGAAGAGAGCTGGGGATGAGTTGGCTTATAACAGCTCATCCGCATGTGCAAGTTCCAGGGGGTACAGATAG